A genomic stretch from Telmatocola sphagniphila includes:
- a CDS encoding site-specific DNA-methyltransferase: MAKKPTPKMSVETISHKDDKRKNIPTAEFQSVLKQEQQSPMKVHYERRNRDLDPQLVWRGKDEQDWSDLIAPAPPIYIQEKVHPKSLIDDLLRQTEESGKKDKSQGPDLFSDFNGIPEGADKTDFYHHDGHWSNRMILGDSLQVMASLAEREGLRGKVQCIYFDPPYGIKFNSNFQWSTTSRDVKDGKADNITREPEQVKAFRDTWRDGIHSYLTYLRDRLTVARDLLTESGSIFVQIGDENVHRVRAVMDEVFGEQNFISQITIQTTTGFEATYLGNMSDHVLWYGKRKEIGRANPPLFRKNFELGEGNARWLLFDDFSYRGVSAEEKRGEKSIPIGAKPYKPDNILSQGRAKEPQPFEFRGRTYDSWGKNSHWKANYPVGMLRLAKASRIHVAENSIQYVRLHTDFEASVHGNMWFDTGSGNFTDEKLYVVQTNAKVIERCILMATNPGDLVLDPTCGSGTTATVAEQWGRRWITIDTSRVALALARARIMGARYPYYILADSREGQFKEAELSGRIASSQPVHGSIRQGFVYERVPHISLKSIAKNAEIDVIWETWQQELEPLREALNKALKQKWEEWEIPREADAKWPEKAKGFHKDWWQARISRQKEIDASIAAKAEFEKLYDKPYEDKKKVRVAGPFTVESLSPHRMLGVDENDELIDPKKNLHVEHQSFEQMILENLRTAGVQQAHKEDKISFTSLAPWPGKYICAEGRYLEAEKEKRAGVFIGPEFGTVQRQDLVVAAREAGDAGFDVLISCAFNYEAHTTEFSSLGRIPVLKARMNADLHMSDELKNTGKGNLFVIFGEPDIELIPEKNGQLRIKVKGVDVFKPQTGEVVSSNTDEIACWFIDTDYNEESFFVRHAYFLGASDPYKSLKTTLKAEINEEAWESLHSDISRPFDKPKSGRIAVKVINHLGDEVMKVFGV, translated from the coding sequence ATGGCCAAGAAACCTACCCCGAAAATGTCGGTCGAAACGATCTCGCATAAAGACGACAAGCGGAAGAACATCCCGACGGCCGAATTTCAGTCCGTGTTGAAGCAGGAGCAACAATCGCCCATGAAAGTCCATTACGAACGCCGCAACCGGGATCTTGATCCCCAGCTGGTCTGGCGCGGTAAAGACGAGCAGGATTGGAGCGATCTGATCGCTCCCGCACCGCCCATCTACATCCAGGAAAAAGTTCATCCCAAATCTCTCATTGACGATCTCCTGAGACAAACGGAAGAGTCTGGGAAAAAAGACAAAAGCCAAGGACCCGATCTCTTCAGCGACTTCAACGGCATACCAGAAGGCGCTGACAAAACCGACTTCTACCATCACGACGGCCACTGGTCGAACAGGATGATCCTGGGCGACTCGCTCCAGGTGATGGCCAGCTTGGCGGAACGCGAAGGATTACGAGGAAAAGTGCAGTGCATATATTTCGATCCGCCTTACGGCATCAAGTTCAACTCGAATTTTCAGTGGTCGACGACCAGCCGCGATGTGAAGGATGGCAAGGCGGACAACATCACTCGCGAGCCGGAACAGGTGAAAGCCTTCCGCGATACCTGGCGCGATGGGATTCACAGTTACCTGACCTACTTGCGGGATCGATTGACGGTGGCTCGGGATTTGCTGACGGAATCAGGCTCGATCTTCGTACAGATCGGGGATGAAAATGTGCACCGCGTCCGGGCGGTAATGGATGAAGTTTTTGGAGAGCAGAACTTCATCAGCCAAATCACAATTCAGACAACAACTGGGTTTGAGGCGACCTATCTCGGAAACATGTCGGATCACGTGCTTTGGTATGGCAAGAGGAAGGAAATTGGTCGCGCAAACCCGCCGTTGTTTCGGAAGAATTTTGAACTTGGCGAAGGGAATGCGCGTTGGCTACTTTTTGACGACTTTTCCTACCGTGGAGTCAGCGCTGAAGAGAAGCGTGGAGAAAAGTCCATACCAATCGGCGCGAAACCGTACAAGCCAGACAACATTCTCTCGCAAGGACGAGCTAAGGAACCTCAACCGTTCGAGTTTAGAGGTCGGACGTATGACAGTTGGGGAAAGAACTCCCATTGGAAAGCAAATTATCCTGTTGGCATGTTGCGTCTCGCGAAGGCCAGCAGAATCCACGTTGCGGAGAATTCAATTCAGTACGTGCGACTGCATACCGATTTCGAAGCTAGCGTTCATGGCAACATGTGGTTTGATACCGGCTCCGGCAATTTCACAGACGAAAAACTCTATGTCGTACAGACGAATGCTAAGGTTATAGAACGTTGCATTCTCATGGCGACGAACCCCGGCGATCTTGTTCTCGATCCCACCTGCGGATCAGGAACTACAGCCACGGTGGCCGAGCAATGGGGTCGGCGCTGGATAACGATTGACACTTCGCGAGTCGCCTTGGCGCTGGCCCGAGCCCGAATCATGGGCGCACGCTACCCCTACTACATTCTTGCCGATTCCCGTGAAGGTCAGTTTAAGGAAGCAGAACTCTCCGGTCGAATCGCCTCATCGCAGCCGGTTCATGGCAGTATTCGACAAGGGTTTGTTTACGAGCGAGTGCCGCATATCAGCTTAAAATCGATTGCCAAAAATGCAGAAATCGATGTCATCTGGGAAACGTGGCAGCAAGAACTGGAACCGCTGCGGGAAGCTCTCAATAAAGCCTTGAAGCAGAAGTGGGAAGAGTGGGAGATTCCTCGAGAAGCCGATGCGAAATGGCCGGAAAAAGCGAAGGGGTTCCATAAGGATTGGTGGCAGGCACGAATTTCCCGACAGAAGGAAATCGACGCCTCGATTGCCGCTAAGGCGGAATTTGAAAAACTCTACGACAAGCCCTATGAGGACAAAAAGAAGGTTCGTGTGGCCGGGCCGTTTACGGTGGAGAGCCTGAGCCCCCATCGTATGCTAGGCGTCGATGAAAACGATGAATTGATCGATCCGAAAAAGAATCTGCATGTGGAGCACCAGAGCTTCGAGCAGATGATTCTGGAAAATCTTCGAACTGCCGGCGTGCAACAGGCCCACAAGGAAGACAAGATTTCTTTCACTTCGCTCGCTCCTTGGCCGGGAAAGTACATCTGTGCCGAAGGCCGTTATCTCGAAGCAGAGAAGGAGAAGCGAGCGGGCGTTTTCATTGGTCCCGAATTCGGCACCGTTCAAAGGCAGGATCTCGTGGTGGCGGCTCGGGAAGCTGGAGATGCCGGTTTCGATGTGCTGATTAGCTGCGCGTTCAACTACGAGGCCCATACCACCGAGTTCTCCAGTTTGGGCCGAATACCCGTTCTGAAAGCCCGCATGAATGCCGACCTGCACATGTCGGACGAACTGAAGAACACAGGCAAGGGCAACCTGTTTGTGATCTTCGGGGAACCGGACATTGAGCTGATACCTGAGAAAAACGGTCAGCTCCGAATCAAAGTGAAAGGCGTGGATGTGTTCAAGCCTCAGACCGGCGAAGTGGTCAGTTCGAACACGGACGAGATCGCCTGCTGGTTCATCGATACCGACTACAACGAGGAGAGTTTCTTCGTCCGTCACGCCTACTTTCTCGGAGCAAGCGATCCTTACAAGAGCCTGAAAACAACCTTGAAGGCAGAGATCAACGAGGAAGCCTGGGAATCTCTGCATAGCGATATTTCCCGGCCATTTGACAAGCCGAAATCGGGCCGGATCGCCGTGAAGGTGATCAATCATCTGGGGGATGAGGTCATGAAGGTGTTCGGGGTGTAA
- a CDS encoding AAA family ATPase produces MDALKNPFSPGAGSPPPELVGRDPILKEARILLGRVKQKKPEKSLLLTGLRGVGKTVLLNEIERDAKEEGYLTINIEAHEDKALGPLIAPYLRSLLFELNRMAGAIEKVKRAFAVLSSFVKSLKVKMGDFSLGLDIEPEKGTADSGDLELDLPSLFVAVGEAAEDRKKAVAIFVDEVQYFSSKELGALIMAMHKVQQLQLPLVLVGAGLPILPGLAGESKSYAERLFSFPEIGALSKEDSAKALRDPAKASGVIIEPSALEKVFLLTKGYPYFVQEWGYQVWNLAESSPIGVRVVQKATELVIPRLDKNFFRVRYDRLTPSEKNFLRAMASLGNNSQRIGDIADKLQVKVTSLSPVRAKLIHKGMIYSPAHGEMAFTVPLFDEFMIRSIPVLKSK; encoded by the coding sequence ATGGACGCACTCAAAAACCCCTTTTCTCCTGGTGCCGGATCCCCGCCTCCGGAGTTGGTAGGTCGGGATCCTATTCTAAAGGAAGCAAGAATTTTATTAGGACGGGTGAAGCAAAAAAAACCTGAAAAAAGCTTACTTTTGACCGGTCTTCGCGGCGTAGGTAAGACAGTCCTGCTGAACGAGATCGAACGAGATGCGAAGGAAGAGGGCTATCTGACGATCAATATTGAGGCGCATGAAGATAAAGCGTTAGGGCCTCTGATCGCACCTTACTTAAGAAGTTTGCTCTTCGAATTAAATAGAATGGCGGGGGCCATTGAGAAAGTTAAGCGTGCCTTCGCAGTGTTAAGCAGCTTCGTAAAAAGCCTGAAGGTCAAGATGGGGGACTTTTCATTAGGGCTAGATATAGAACCTGAAAAAGGCACTGCTGACAGTGGGGATTTGGAGCTGGATCTACCAAGTCTATTCGTGGCGGTCGGGGAAGCGGCAGAGGACCGCAAAAAAGCGGTCGCGATATTCGTTGATGAAGTACAATATTTTAGTTCCAAAGAACTTGGTGCATTGATAATGGCAATGCACAAGGTTCAACAGCTTCAGCTTCCTTTGGTACTTGTAGGGGCTGGCCTCCCAATTTTACCCGGACTCGCCGGAGAATCCAAATCGTATGCTGAGAGGCTTTTCAGCTTTCCAGAGATCGGGGCACTCTCCAAAGAAGATTCAGCAAAAGCACTCCGAGATCCAGCTAAAGCTTCTGGAGTGATCATTGAGCCAAGTGCGCTTGAGAAAGTTTTTCTTCTAACGAAAGGTTATCCTTATTTCGTACAAGAATGGGGCTATCAAGTATGGAATCTTGCTGAATCCAGTCCTATCGGCGTTCGAGTGGTTCAGAAAGCAACTGAGCTGGTAATCCCTCGTTTGGATAAGAATTTTTTTCGTGTTCGATACGATCGATTGACACCGAGTGAAAAAAATTTTCTGAGAGCTATGGCGAGCTTGGGAAATAATTCTCAAAGAATTGGCGATATCGCGGACAAACTCCAAGTGAAAGTAACGAGCCTAAGCCCCGTTAGGGCTAAGCTGATCCACAAAGGAATGATCTATAGCCCAGCTCATGGAGAAATGGCTTTTACGGTTCCCCTTTTTGATGAATTTATGATCCGATCTATTCCGGTATTAAAATCTAAATAG